One stretch of Mustelus asterias chromosome 21, sMusAst1.hap1.1, whole genome shotgun sequence DNA includes these proteins:
- the irf3 gene encoding interferon regulatory factor 3 → MSSQKPLLCDWLIQQINSGLYPGLCWINTEKTQFRIPWKHGSRQDISAEDTKIFEAWAIASGRYQPGVDSADPSIWKRNFRNALNRKRQFHRMMDNKNDADDPHLIYEIRSVEPGASAEEDSEEASPDVEMPALETSPDVADTSPGLPPSSSPIPETLASTLNSMMIFDPPPEYGAHGSLMETFMPFSPPCYTPDYAESPHCLSQAHPALPGACEGAAYAMPPPVGDSNIEMPNVGAFQTQMSEFVPNGELVTEFEVKIFYRSKLVQEQVVTNHSGFRLCYNSAAACPYLQDLQFPDPSSTRIIDQQQIKYTNRLLDRMEQGMIVEVQDTRICARRLGSCKGFWSMMEYPTGSEPQQISSREFTTLCDLRQLVREIQDFLVSGGPSPLLSIWICCGELWPDPDHKPWTKKMIMVQVTPVAFKILHELALGVGASSLQSETVDLQLSDTLSSSSFLSILEPFMDVN, encoded by the exons ATGAGTAGCCAGAAACCATTGCTCTGTGACTGGCTAATCCAGCAGATAAACAGCGGCCTCTACCCTGGTCTGTGCTGGATCAACACAGAGAAAACACAGTTCCGGATCCCATGGAAACATGGTTCAAGGCAGGACATTTCTGCAGAAGATACAAAGATATTTGAG GCTTGGGCCATAGCAAGTGGCCGGTACCAACCAGGGGTCGATTCCGCTGACCCTTCCATATGGAAGAGAAACTTTCGAAATGCTTTAAATAGGAAGAGGCAATTTCACAGAATGATGGACAATAAGAATGATGCGGACGACCCTCATCTGATTTATGAGATCCGGAGTGTTG AGCCGGGGGCCAGTGCTGAGGAGGACAGTGAGGAAGCcagccctgatgtggagatgccggcgttggaaacCAGCCCTGACGTTGCTGACACCAGCCCAGGACTTCCTCCCAGTTCATCTCCAATCCCG GAGACGCTAGCAAGCACCTTGAACAGCATGATGATATTTGACCCACCACCAG AGTACGGCGCACACGGCTCCCTGATGGAGACATTCATGCCTTTCAGCCCTCCCTGCTACACTCCAGACTACGCTGAGTCTCCACACTGTCTGAGTCAAGCACATCCCGCCCTCCCTGGTGCGTGTGAGGGTGCTGCTTACGCGATGCCTCCTCCAGTCGGAGATTCCAACATCGAGATGCCAAATGTTGGCGCCTTCCAAACACAAATGAGTGAATTTGTGCCAAATGGCGAACTTG TTACAGAGTTTGAGGTGAAGATTTTCTATCGCAGCAAGTTGGTGCAGGAGCAGGTCGTGACAAACCACTCTGGCTTCCGGCTCTGCTACAACTCAGCCGCTGCCTGCCCCTACCTTCAGGACCTTCAGTTCCCAGACCCCTCCAGCACCCGGATCATCGACCAGCAGCAGATCAAATATACCAACCGGCTGCTGGACCGCATGGAGCaagggatgatcgtggaggtgcaGGACACACGGATCTGCGCTCGCAGACTTGGCAGCTGCAAAGGCTTCTGGTCGATGATGGAATACCCCACCGGTTCCGAACCTCAGCAGATTTCCAGCCgggaattcaccaccctctgcgacctGCGGCAACTTGTTCGAG AAATACAGGACTTCCTGGTCAGTGGTGGTCCCTCTCCCCTCTTATCGATTTGGATCTGCTGTGGGGAGCTCTGGCCAGATCCTGACCATAAACCCTGGACTAAAAAGATGATCATGGTTCAG GTGACGCCTGTAGCCTTCAAGATATTACATGAGCTAGCACTCGGAGTGGGGGCCTCCTCTCTGCAGAGTGAGACGGTGGATCTACAGCTTTCCGACACTCTGTCCTCCTCCAGCTTCCTCTCCATTCTGGAGCCGTTCATGGATGTCAACTAG